In Passer domesticus isolate bPasDom1 unplaced genomic scaffold, bPasDom1.hap1 HAP1_SCAFFOLD_44, whole genome shotgun sequence, a single window of DNA contains:
- the LOC135292729 gene encoding uncharacterized protein LOC135292729 isoform X1 — protein sequence MVLSRYLLLLFLVALPAQNAQSAPAAGQGAVVDTESALSAPERGADTVLTPSWYLKRMNDDKVPEEFPEGLPDVPEELLAALHEAPSETDSETVPETLAVEESDIVPGSHEKREPIEDTRTLAEPEEYSGSSGGQKAETAGHCDPSKYYILVGTVAASALLLLGAVSGYLVMHQLLKRDRRSQEDKEATGQDWDSSWESCGQPRGEAESGEGAGSCERAQGNGFRDSCRLFPELFAAELAQLYKNMSADPSPLPTCSFCALADNTSSRDHWISLESPQPTASSCPSYQYQQDYYLLEDDD from the exons atggtcctgagccgctacctcctgctgctctttctcgtggccctgccagcccagaatgcccagagtgctccagcagctgggcagggagcag ttgtggacacagagagtgctctttcagcccctgagcgaggggcagataccgtgctgactccgagctggtacctcaagc ggatgaacgatgacaaggttcctgaagagttccctgaaggattgccggatgttccagaggagctcctggcagccttgcatgaagccccatctg agacagattctgagactgtgccggagaccttagctgtggaagaaagtgacattgtgccaggctcacatgaaaaaagagaaccaatagaggacaccaggacacttgctgagcctgaggaatattcag ggtcatccggtgggcaaaaagccgagactgctggacactgtgacccgagcaagtactacatcctagtagggacagtagcagcctcagctttgcttctgcttggggcagtgtctggctatctagtcatgcatcagctgctgaagagagacag gaggagccaggaggacaaagaggcaacaggacaggactgggactcttcctgggaaagctgtggtcagcctagaggtgaagcagagtcaggagaaggagccgGAAGctgcgagagagcccaaggcaacgggttcagggacagctgccgcctgtttcctgagctctttgcagcagagctcgcccagctgtacaagaacatgagcgcagacccgtcacctctgcccacctgctccttctgtgctctggctgacaacacctcttcacgggaccactggatttccctggagtcacctcagcccacagcatcctcttgcccctcctaccaataccagcaggactactatctcttagaggatgatgattag
- the LOC135292729 gene encoding uncharacterized protein LOC135292729 isoform X2, producing the protein MVLSRYLLLLFLVALPAQNAQSAPAAGQGAETDSETVPETLAVEESDIVPGSHEKREPIEDTRTLAEPEEYSGSSGGQKAETAGHCDPSKYYILVGTVAASALLLLGAVSGYLVMHQLLKRDRRSQEDKEATGQDWDSSWESCGQPRGEAESGEGAGSCERAQGNGFRDSCRLFPELFAAELAQLYKNMSADPSPLPTCSFCALADNTSSRDHWISLESPQPTASSCPSYQYQQDYYLLEDDD; encoded by the exons atggtcctgagccgctacctcctgctgctctttctcgtggccctgccagcccagaatgcccagagtgctccagcagctgggcagggagcag agacagattctgagactgtgccggagaccttagctgtggaagaaagtgacattgtgccaggctcacatgaaaaaagagaaccaatagaggacaccaggacacttgctgagcctgaggaatattcag ggtcatccggtgggcaaaaagccgagactgctggacactgtgacccgagcaagtactacatcctagtagggacagtagcagcctcagctttgcttctgcttggggcagtgtctggctatctagtcatgcatcagctgctgaagagagacag gaggagccaggaggacaaagaggcaacaggacaggactgggactcttcctgggaaagctgtggtcagcctagaggtgaagcagagtcaggagaaggagccgGAAGctgcgagagagcccaaggcaacgggttcagggacagctgccgcctgtttcctgagctctttgcagcagagctcgcccagctgtacaagaacatgagcgcagacccgtcacctctgcccacctgctccttctgtgctctggctgacaacacctcttcacgggaccactggatttccctggagtcacctcagcccacagcatcctcttgcccctcctaccaataccagcaggactactatctcttagaggatgatgattag